The DNA segment AGTCATAACTTTAAACGCAAGAGCAGAGAATGGTTCTTCATCGCTTGAATGACGTTCAATAAATTCTTCTTCATCATCAACAGCGTGTCCTTTGATTGCAGGAACATCTAGTGGAGATGGAAGGTAATCTATAACGGCATCTAGCATTAACTGAACACCTTTGTTTTTGAAAGCTGATCCACAGATTACTGGATAGAATTCAACGTTAACTGTACCTTTACGAATCCCTGCTTTTAGTTCTTCTTTAGTGAGTTCTTCCCCACCTAGGTACTTTTCCATTAACTCTTCATCTAATTCAGCAACTGCTTCAACTAGCTTTTCGCGATATTCTTCAGCTTGCGCCATATATTCTTCTGGGATTTCACGAACTTCAATATCAGTTCCTAAATCGTTACCATAGAATACAGCATTCATTTCCACAAGGTCAATGATAGCTTCGAATTCATCTTCAGCACCGATTGGTAACTGAATTGGATGTGCATTCGCTTGTAAACGGTCATGTATTGTACCTACTGAGTATAAGAAGTCGGCTCCAATTTTGTCCATTTTATTTACGAATACAACACGTGGTACACCGTAAGTTGTTGCTTGACGCCAAACTGTTTCAGTTTGAGGCTCAACACCAGACTGTGCATCTAGTACAGCTACCGCACCATCAAGTACACGTAGGGAACGTTCAACTTCAACCGTGAAGTCTACGTGTCCTGGTGTGTCGATGATGTTTACGCGGTGGCCTTTCCATTGTGCAGTTGTTGCTGCGGAAGTGATTGTGATTCCGCGTTCTTGCTCCTGCTCCATCCAGTCCATCTGAGAAGCGCCTTCATGTGTTTCACCGATTTTATGAATCTTACCAGTGTAATAAAGAACACGCTCAGTGGTAGTCGTTTTACCGGCATCGATGTGAGCCATGATACCGATATTACGTGTGTTTGCTAAGGAGAACTCTCTTGCCATTTGGTCTTTCTCCTTCCTAGTTTGGAATGAAATTTTATATATTGAAGGTTAGATTACCAACGATAGTGAGCAAACGCTTTGTTTGCTTCTGCCATTTTGTGTGTATCTTCACGCTTCTTAACAGATGCACCAGTGTTGTTAGCTGCATCCATGATTTCATTAGCTAAACGCTCTTCCATCGTCTTTTCACCGCGAAGACGAGCGTAGTTTACTAACCAACGAAGACCAAGAGTTGTACGGCGATCAGGACGCACCTCAACTGGTACTTGGTAGTTTGCACCACCTACACGGCGAGCCTTAACTTCTAATACAGGCATGATGTTTTTCATAGCTGCTTCAAAAGTTTCCATTGGCTCTTTGCCAGTACGTTCGCGAATAGTATCAAACGCAGAGTAAAGAATTTCTTGTGACTTACCTCTTTTACCGTCAACCATCATTTTGTTGATTAAACGAGTAACTAATTTTGAATTGTAAAGCGGATCTGGTAACACGTCTCTTTTTGCTACAGGACCTTTACGTGGCATATTTTTTCCTCCTTTCAAAGAAGCTTTTATTAAAGTTATTATTATTTCTTAGCTGCTTTTGGTCTCTTAGTACCATATTTTGAGCGACCTTGCATACGGTTGTTTACACCAGCAGTATCAAGAGCTCCACGTACGATGTGATAACGTACCCCTGGTAAGTCTTTTACACGTCCTCCACGAATAAGAACAACGCTGTGCTCTTGAAGATTGTGTCCGATACCAGGAATGTATGCAGTCACCTCGATACCATTTGTCAAACGTACACGAGCATATTTACGTAACGCTGAGTTTGGTTTCTTTGGAGTCATTGTACCAACACGAGTACATACTCCACGTTTTTGTGGTGAAGATACATTAGTTTGTGATTTCTTGAAGCTGTTATAACCTTTGTTTAGCGCAGGTGATTTTGACTTTTCCTCTTTTGATTGACGAGGCTTGCGCACTAGTTGGTTAATAGTAGGCATGTATTTTTCCTCCCTTCATTAATTGTAAGCCCACACATCCAGGTGGTTCATTTTTTTGCAAAAACAAAGTTTTTGCAGACTACTCTATCTACAAAAACAGTTTTTAACGGATAATTGCGACAGTTGCGGCACCAACTTCAATTCCACATGCTTTTCCGAGTTTTTTCATCGAATCTACATATCGAACCGGAACTTCTATGCCAAGAGCTACTTCTACAGCTTTAGCTGTAACCTTTGGTTCAGCATCGCTTGCAACGACTAACTCTTGTACATTACCTTCCTTAAGTGCTTTAACTGCTTGTTTTGTTCCTATAACAAACTTTTGTGCCTGAAATACTTTTTCATAAGACATAAATCATATCCTCCAAAGTATCAAATGAATAGGAGCACCTTTGATATAGTATCATCTTACCAAATAGATGTCAACAAATGTTTCGATATTTTATTCAAGATAGCATTTGGTAATCTTTTCTTAAAATACGGTACCTGCAATAATGCAGGTACCGTTATCTTACTTAGTCAATCAAAACGGTCTCTTCAGAGGTTGTATCACGAAGAACTGGCTCCGCTTTACGGTAGCGTTGCATTCCTGTTCCAGCAGGAACAAGCTTACCGATGATAACATTCTCCTTCAAGCCAAGTAATTCATCACGCTTGCCTTTGATCGCCGCATCTGTAAGAACTCTTGTAGTTTCTTGGAAGGATGCCGCAGACAAGAATGAATCCGTTTCAAGAGATGCTTTTGTAATACCAAGTAACACCGGACGGCCTGTTGCAGGCAATTTGCCCTCAAGTAACGCCCTTTCGTTAGCATCAGTGAATTGATGAATATCAAGTAGTGTACCTGGAAGTACTTCTGTTTCACCTGCATCACCAACACGGATTTTACGTAACATTTGGCGAACCATTACTTCCACGTGCTTATCGCCAATTTCTACCCCTTGCATGCGGTAAACTTTTTGTACTTCACGCAATAGGTACTCTTGAACCGATGTAACGTCTTTGACTTTGATTAACTCTTTCGGATCAATTGAACCTTCAGTAAGTTCTTGACCACGAGCAACCTTATCATTGATCGCCACTTTTAAACGTGCTGTGTATGGAGCGTTATAAGTACGTGATTCAACTTCGCCTTGAACGACGATTTCATGCTGACGGTCACGTCCTTCATTAATTCCAACAACTACACCTTCAATTTCAGAGATAACAGCTTGACCTTTAGGGTTACGCGCTTCGAAAATCTCTTGGATACGCGGTAAACCTTGGGTAATATCGTCTCCCGCAACACCACCAGTATGGAAGGTACGCATGGTTAACTGTGTTCCTGGTTCACCAATGGATTGAGCAGCAATAATACCAACTGCTTCACCCACTTCAACTTCCTGACCAGTTGCCAAGTTACGGCCATAACATTTCTTACATACACCATGGCGTGTATTACAAGTAAATGCCGAACGGATTTTTACAGTTTCAATTCCTGCACCGACAATGATTTCTGCTAAATCTTCTGTAATTAAACCATTTTCAGGAACAAGTACTTCTTTTGTTTCAGGGTGCTTAATTGGATTACGTGCATAACGTCCAATTAAACGCTCATCAAGTCCTTCAATGATTTCTGTACCATCTTTTAATGCACTAATTATAAAGCCACGATCTGTACCACAATCGTCTTCACGGACAATGACATCTTGAGCAACGTCAACAAGTCGACGTGTTAAGTAACCTGAGTCAGCAGTCTTAAGGGCTGTATCAGCAAGACCTTTACGCGCACCGTGCGTAGAGATAAAGTACTCTAATACGGTTAAGCCTTCACGGAAACTTGATTTAATTGGTAACTCAATGATACGACCAGCCGGGTTGGCCATCAGACCACGCATACCAGCAAGCTGTGTAAAGTTAGATGCGTTACCACGGGCACCAGAATCACTCATCATGAAAATAGGATTCGTCTTATTTAAGGATTTCATCAGTTTGCCTTGAATAACATCCTTAGCTTGAGACCATATCGCAATCACACGATCATAACGCTCTTCCTCGGTAATAAGACCGCGTCTAAATTGCTTTGTCACGTTATCAACTTTACCTTGAGCTTCTTGTAGGATTTGCTGTTTCTCGCCTAGTACGACAATGTCAGCTACACCAACGGTAATACCAGCTTTTGTTGAATGTTTAAATCCAAGATCTTTCATGCGGTCAAGCATTTTAGACGTTTCAGTAATTTTGAATCGCTTAAATACTTCTGCAATGATATTACCAAGGATTTTTTTCTTAAACGGATCTACTAATGGCATTGATTTGATTTTAGCTAGAATATCTTCACCTTTTTCAACAAAATACTTGGCAGGTGTTTCAACTTCTAGGTTATGTCGAGTTGGTTCATTGATATATGGGAATGACTTCGGAAGAATCTCATTAAAAATAAGCTTACCTACCGTAGTTATTAATAGCTTATTATTTTGTTCTTCAGAGAAAGTCTCATTTCCTAATGATCCAGCATGAACCGCTACACGAGTATGGAAATGAGCATATCCATTTTGATATGCAAGAATAGCTTCGTTTGTATCTTTGAAAATCATACCCTCACCGACTGCACCTTCACGCTCTAGAGTTAAGTAATAGTTACCTAACACCATATCCTGGGAAGGAGTAACAACCGGTTTACCATCTTTAGGGTTTAGGATGTTTTGCGCTGCAAGCATTAATAATCTAGCTTCCGCTTGCGCTTCAGATGAAAGTGGTACGTGAACAGCCATTTGGTCACCATCGAAGTCCGCATTGTATGCTGTACATACAAGTGGGTGAAGGCGAATCGCCCGTCCTTCAACAAGTGTTGGTTCAAATGCCTGGATACCTAATCTATGCAATGTAGGGGCACGGTTCAAGAGAACTGGATGCTCTCTAATAACATCTTCAAGTACATCCCATACATCTGGAGATACGCGTTCAATTTTACGTTTAGCAGATTTGATATTATGGGCTAAACCTTTTTCAACAAGCTCCTTCATAACAAATGGCTTGAAGAGTTCAAGTGCCATTTCTTTAGGAAGACCACATTGATACATTTTTAAGTTTGGACCTACAACGATTACTGAACGACCAGAATAGTCAACACGCTTACCAAGCAAGTTTTGACGGAAACGTCCTTGTTTACCCTTTAACATATGTGAAAGAGATTTTAGCGGACGGTTACCAGGTCCTGTAACTGGACGGCCACGACGACCGTTATCAATCAAGGCATCAACTGCTTCTTGGAGCATACGCTTTTCGTTTTGAACGATGATGCTTGGTGCACCAAGGTCTAATAAACGCTTTAAGCGGTTGTTACGGTTAATTACTCGGCGGTATAAATCGTTTAAGTCAGAAGTCGCAAATCTTCCTCCATC comes from the Neobacillus sp. PS2-9 genome and includes:
- the rpoC gene encoding DNA-directed RNA polymerase subunit beta', with the protein product MLDVNNFEYMKIGLASPDKIRSWSFGEVKKPETINYRTLKPEKDGLFCERIFGPTKDWECHCGKYKRVRYKGVVCDRCGVEVTRAKVRRERMGHIELAAPVSHIWYFKGIPSRMGLVLDMSPRALEEIIYFASYVVTESGDTALDKKQLLSEKEYRAYREKYGNKFQAAMGAEAIKKLLSDIDLNKEVDILKEELKTAQGQRRTRAIKRLEVLEAFRGSGNEPDWMILDVLPVIPPELRPMVQLDGGRFATSDLNDLYRRVINRNNRLKRLLDLGAPSIIVQNEKRMLQEAVDALIDNGRRGRPVTGPGNRPLKSLSHMLKGKQGRFRQNLLGKRVDYSGRSVIVVGPNLKMYQCGLPKEMALELFKPFVMKELVEKGLAHNIKSAKRKIERVSPDVWDVLEDVIREHPVLLNRAPTLHRLGIQAFEPTLVEGRAIRLHPLVCTAYNADFDGDQMAVHVPLSSEAQAEARLLMLAAQNILNPKDGKPVVTPSQDMVLGNYYLTLEREGAVGEGMIFKDTNEAILAYQNGYAHFHTRVAVHAGSLGNETFSEEQNNKLLITTVGKLIFNEILPKSFPYINEPTRHNLEVETPAKYFVEKGEDILAKIKSMPLVDPFKKKILGNIIAEVFKRFKITETSKMLDRMKDLGFKHSTKAGITVGVADIVVLGEKQQILQEAQGKVDNVTKQFRRGLITEEERYDRVIAIWSQAKDVIQGKLMKSLNKTNPIFMMSDSGARGNASNFTQLAGMRGLMANPAGRIIELPIKSSFREGLTVLEYFISTHGARKGLADTALKTADSGYLTRRLVDVAQDVIVREDDCGTDRGFIISALKDGTEIIEGLDERLIGRYARNPIKHPETKEVLVPENGLITEDLAEIIVGAGIETVKIRSAFTCNTRHGVCKKCYGRNLATGQEVEVGEAVGIIAAQSIGEPGTQLTMRTFHTGGVAGDDITQGLPRIQEIFEARNPKGQAVISEIEGVVVGINEGRDRQHEIVVQGEVESRTYNAPYTARLKVAINDKVARGQELTEGSIDPKELIKVKDVTSVQEYLLREVQKVYRMQGVEIGDKHVEVMVRQMLRKIRVGDAGETEVLPGTLLDIHQFTDANERALLEGKLPATGRPVLLGITKASLETDSFLSAASFQETTRVLTDAAIKGKRDELLGLKENVIIGKLVPAGTGMQRYRKAEPVLRDTTSEETVLID
- the rpsL gene encoding 30S ribosomal protein S12, with amino-acid sequence MPTINQLVRKPRQSKEEKSKSPALNKGYNSFKKSQTNVSSPQKRGVCTRVGTMTPKKPNSALRKYARVRLTNGIEVTAYIPGIGHNLQEHSVVLIRGGRVKDLPGVRYHIVRGALDTAGVNNRMQGRSKYGTKRPKAAKK
- the rpsG gene encoding 30S ribosomal protein S7; translated protein: MPRKGPVAKRDVLPDPLYNSKLVTRLINKMMVDGKRGKSQEILYSAFDTIRERTGKEPMETFEAAMKNIMPVLEVKARRVGGANYQVPVEVRPDRRTTLGLRWLVNYARLRGEKTMEERLANEIMDAANNTGASVKKREDTHKMAEANKAFAHYRW
- a CDS encoding 50S ribosomal protein L7ae-like protein — translated: MSYEKVFQAQKFVIGTKQAVKALKEGNVQELVVASDAEPKVTAKAVEVALGIEVPVRYVDSMKKLGKACGIEVGAATVAIIR